One region of Chelonoidis abingdonii isolate Lonesome George chromosome 14, CheloAbing_2.0, whole genome shotgun sequence genomic DNA includes:
- the LOC116820451 gene encoding olfactory receptor 6F1-like, with protein sequence MEGANQTEVTEFILMGFSASPELQWILFVMFLIIYLLTLATNTSIIVIVRSCPSLHCPMYVLLSNLSFLEIWYTSVTVPKLLAGLLPGNRSISVRGCITQMFFFFSMGSTEFFLLAVMAYDRYLAICHPLCYSTIMWNILCLKLSVVAWVSGFLASSVLTVFVSRLSFCGPNEIDHFFCDFVPLAKLSCSDTHLSKLVCFTLTCTVAGTSFLLTTGSYSCVIRTAWRTPSESGLQKALTTCGAHIAVTGIFYGSALSMYARPPVMESSNMDKVVSLFYCVLTPLLNPIIYTLRNNMVKEALRKSVTTSGLFKV encoded by the coding sequence ATGGAAGGGGCTAACCAAACTGAAGTGACTGAGTTCATTCTCATGGGTTTCTCTGCATCCCCGGAGCTACAGTGGATCCTCTTTGTGATGTTCCTGATCATCTACCTCCTGACCCTTGCCACCAACACTTCCATCATTGTCATAGTCAGGAGTTGTCCGAGCCTCCACTGCCCTATGTATGTGTTACTCAGCAACCTCTCCTTCCTGGAGATCTGGTACACCTCAGTGACAGTTCCCAAGTTGCTGGCTGGGCTTCTGCCAGGGAACAGATCAATCTCTGTCCGTGGATGCATAACCCAgatgtttttcttcttctccatggGTTCCACTGAGTTCTTCCTTCTAGCAGTGATGGCGTATGACCGCTACTTGGCCATCTGCCACCCTTTGTGCTACTCCACTATCATGTGGAACATCTTGTGCCTCAAGCTGTCGGTGGTCGCTTGGGTGTCTGGCTTCTTGGCCTCCTCTGTCCTCACAGTGTTCGTGTCCAGGCTGTCATTCTGTGGTCCCAATGAGATTGACCACTTTTTCTGTGACTTTGTCCCCCTGGCCAAGCTCTCCTGCTCAGACACGCATCTTAGCAAGCTCGTGTGCTTTACTCTGACATGCACTGTAGCCGGGACCTCCTTCCTCCTCACCACCGGTTCCTACAGCTGCGTCATACGGACAGCATGGCGGACGCCTTCAGAGAGTGGGCTCCAGAAAGCTCTGACCACCTGTGGTGCCCACATTGCGGTCACAGGCATATTCTATGGCTCAGCACTTTCTATGTATGCCCGTCCACCTGTGATGGAGTCCTCTAACATGGACAAGGTGGTGTCACTCTTCTACTGTGTCCTGACCCCACTGCTGAACCCCATTATATACACCCTACGGAACAACATGGTGAAAGAGGCACTGAGGAAATCAGTGACAACCTCAGGATTATTTAAGGTCTAA